A genomic stretch from Lathyrus oleraceus cultivar Zhongwan6 chromosome 2, CAAS_Psat_ZW6_1.0, whole genome shotgun sequence includes:
- the LOC127120111 gene encoding uncharacterized protein LOC127120111 isoform X1 gives MLLLCFEEGNRASCLWERERILGLSFLLFPASRFYCFHFYLGKGSFHACSLFEASKDSFVCYRILLIMKMVKRTKHDESELSYGLPVASVTSRSTPEAVSYSIFTTGFGLLKLFYFCIKH, from the exons ATGTTACTCTTATGCTTTGAAGAAGGAAACCGAGCAAGTTGTCTTTGGGAAAGGGAAAGGATTCTAGGTCTCTCGTTTTTACTGTTTCCAGCTTCTCGTTTTTACTGTTTCCATTTCTATTTGGGAAAGGGAAGCTTCCATGCATGTTCTCTCTTTGAAGCAAGCAAG GATTCTTTTGTATGCTACAGGAttcttttgatcatgaaaatG GTGAAAAGAACAAAACATGACGAATCAGAGCTAAGCTACGGTCTGCCCGTAGCCAGCGTTACGTCCCGTAGCACACCAGAAGCTGTCTCATATTCCATTTTCACAACAGGGTTCGGACTGCTTAAGCTGTTTTATTTCTGCATCAAACACTAA
- the LOC127120111 gene encoding uncharacterized protein LOC127120111 isoform X2 yields the protein MLLLCFEEGNRASCLWERERILGLSFLLFPASRFYCFHFYLGKGSFHACSLFEASKDSFVCYRILLIMKMEMCITTRSSGKLDVSILQLNDNLSVMLFEVRNL from the exons ATGTTACTCTTATGCTTTGAAGAAGGAAACCGAGCAAGTTGTCTTTGGGAAAGGGAAAGGATTCTAGGTCTCTCGTTTTTACTGTTTCCAGCTTCTCGTTTTTACTGTTTCCATTTCTATTTGGGAAAGGGAAGCTTCCATGCATGTTCTCTCTTTGAAGCAAGCAAG GATTCTTTTGTATGCTACAGGAttcttttgatcatgaaaatG GAAATGTGTATTACTACAAGGTCTTCCGGGAAACTAGATGTCAGTATTTTACAGCTGAATGATAATCTTTCTGTTATGCTCTTTGAAGTGAGAAATCTTTAG